The Endozoicomonas montiporae CL-33 genome contains a region encoding:
- a CDS encoding type II toxin-antitoxin system HicB family antitoxin, whose translation MTYFSYKGYKGTIEPQIETGTLYGKLAFIRDLITYEADTLPKLEAEFKTSVDTYLEDCAELGKTPDTPFKGSLNIRIGEELHRRVAIASCNRSINAFICSAIQEKLDRDSTSDQTSK comes from the coding sequence ATGACTTACTTCAGCTACAAAGGCTACAAAGGCACCATCGAACCACAAATTGAAACAGGCACTCTCTATGGCAAGCTTGCCTTTATTCGTGACCTTATTACTTATGAAGCCGACACGCTTCCCAAGCTTGAAGCCGAATTTAAAACATCTGTCGATACTTATCTTGAAGACTGTGCGGAACTGGGCAAAACACCCGACACACCTTTTAAAGGCTCGTTGAACATCCGCATTGGCGAGGAACTGCACCGCAGAGTCGCCATTGCCAGCTGCAACCGCTCCATCAATGCGTTCATCTGCTCTGCCATTCAGGAAAAGCTGGATCGCGACTCTACTTCAGATCAAACATCAAAATAG
- a CDS encoding type II toxin-antitoxin system HicA family toxin, with product MGKSDKLKDQLKNATKTYPWSDLVTLMKQLGYERKEMAGSRVRFYHSGTGHLIRLHKPHPENYLKGGALKDVRLALKQEGYI from the coding sequence ATGGGCAAATCTGACAAACTCAAAGACCAACTCAAAAACGCAACCAAAACCTATCCTTGGTCAGATTTAGTAACGCTCATGAAGCAACTGGGCTATGAAAGAAAGGAAATGGCTGGATCTCGTGTCCGATTTTACCACTCCGGCACCGGACACCTGATCAGATTGCATAAACCACATCCCGAGAATTACCTCAAAGGAGGCGCTCTGAAGGATGTTCGCCTTGCGCTAAAACAGGAAGGATATATTTAA
- a CDS encoding helix-turn-helix domain-containing protein, which produces MSERDIGQEILDGIEEIKAFKSGEGKLKTSVLSEPSPAKDIRKKLKLSQSAFAGFMGVSIRTIQDWEQGRRTPQGPAKALLRIAEQCPEVFQSLR; this is translated from the coding sequence ATGAGTGAACGAGATATCGGTCAGGAAATTCTTGATGGTATAGAAGAAATCAAGGCTTTTAAGTCGGGTGAAGGGAAACTTAAAACCTCTGTCCTTTCAGAGCCCTCACCTGCTAAAGACATCAGAAAAAAACTGAAATTATCCCAGTCAGCCTTTGCCGGTTTTATGGGCGTCAGCATCAGAACCATTCAGGACTGGGAGCAAGGCCGCAGGACACCACAAGGTCCGGCAAAAGCCCTGTTAAGGATTGCAGAGCAATGCCCGGAAGTGTTTCAGTCATTGCGTTAG
- a CDS encoding type II toxin-antitoxin system RelE/ParE family toxin has product MIFIETSKFTKLLSDYLSDDEYRMLQWHLQEKPDSGDIVRGSGGVRKVRWAPEGKGKSGGVRVIYYWKKSEHEMWMLTIYSKSDQASIPGHILKNIAEAIENE; this is encoded by the coding sequence ATGATCTTCATCGAAACCAGTAAATTCACAAAGCTGCTTTCTGATTATTTATCAGATGATGAATACAGAATGCTGCAATGGCACCTACAGGAAAAACCTGATTCCGGTGACATTGTTCGTGGTAGCGGAGGTGTCCGTAAAGTACGCTGGGCACCGGAAGGAAAAGGAAAAAGTGGCGGCGTTAGAGTCATTTATTACTGGAAAAAGAGTGAGCATGAAATGTGGATGCTCACGATTTACAGTAAGTCCGATCAAGCCTCTATCCCCGGCCATATCCTTAAAAACATTGCGGAGGCAATCGAAAATGAGTGA
- a CDS encoding flagellin, producing the protein MITINSNNAAKMAQNILNSNQLQLTGNMKQLSTGLRINSAADDAAGLQIANRMQTQMQGLAVAQRNSSDAISMAQTAEAGMSESTNIMNRVRDLAMQSFNDTNKQEDREATQKEVEHLKEEINRIANTTNFAGINLLDGTSEHLEFQIGETAGDTITFGIDSVTGADLGSEVREATIPASFDDEGVLDADLALRFDGANETIAKDPGPKHISDVAEELNELLGDYDIEAEAVYSINPFALEIVGHEDDVDLVRNSAGGVLAGNNLSVDSINVETQAGATKAMIILDEALAQLDDQRADLGAVQNRLESTINNLTSMEENLGISQSRIQDADFAEQTVDMTSNQMLLQAGVSVLAQAKGMPQYASMLLP; encoded by the coding sequence TTGATCACAATTAACTCTAACAATGCCGCCAAGATGGCGCAGAATATCCTCAATTCCAATCAGCTGCAGCTGACGGGTAATATGAAGCAGCTGTCTACCGGGCTGCGCATCAACTCGGCAGCTGACGATGCGGCAGGTTTGCAGATTGCCAATCGTATGCAGACCCAGATGCAGGGTCTGGCAGTGGCGCAGCGTAACTCTTCCGATGCGATTTCCATGGCGCAAACCGCTGAAGCGGGTATGAGCGAATCGACCAACATTATGAACCGTGTTCGTGATCTGGCCATGCAGTCGTTCAACGATACGAATAAGCAGGAAGATCGCGAAGCGACTCAAAAAGAAGTTGAGCATCTGAAAGAAGAAATTAACCGTATTGCCAATACCACGAACTTTGCGGGTATTAATCTGCTGGACGGCACTTCTGAGCATCTGGAGTTTCAGATTGGTGAGACTGCCGGAGATACGATTACCTTTGGTATTGATTCGGTAACCGGGGCTGATCTGGGTTCTGAGGTTCGTGAAGCAACTATTCCTGCTTCATTTGATGATGAAGGTGTTCTTGATGCTGATTTGGCATTGAGGTTTGACGGTGCTAACGAAACGATTGCAAAAGATCCGGGGCCGAAGCATATCTCTGATGTTGCTGAAGAGCTGAATGAATTGCTGGGTGACTACGATATTGAGGCGGAAGCGGTTTATTCTATTAATCCTTTTGCATTAGAAATTGTTGGTCATGAAGATGATGTGGATCTTGTCCGTAATTCTGCAGGCGGTGTACTTGCAGGAAATAATCTAAGCGTTGACAGTATCAACGTTGAAACTCAGGCGGGTGCCACCAAGGCCATGATTATTCTGGACGAAGCTCTGGCTCAGCTGGATGATCAGCGTGCCGATCTGGGTGCGGTTCAAAACCGTCTGGAATCCACCATTAATAATCTGACGTCTATGGAAGAGAATCTGGGTATTTCCCAGTCCCGTATTCAGGATGCAGATTTTGCCGAGCAAACCGTTGATATGACCAGTAACCAGATGTTGCTGCAGGCCGGTGTGTCGGTTTTGGCGCAGGCTAAAGGTATGCCTCAGTACGCAAGTATGCTGCTGCCATAA
- the fliD gene encoding flagellar filament capping protein FliD, translated as MSGISMGGMGTGLDIYGMATQMATLQITPKATQLTRREGAINEEIAALNELTSSLNSFYNSLNRYSDVTRFGSVSVSMSEDDEKYAGISVDETAITNTYTLQVNELAQQHKVEWFSVDATGDNAGEVPEGMEGEYTLEVNGEAFNVAIEAGDNIADIAERINSDSANPGITASLLSDGEKSYLTLTSDETGLDNAIKIYHPDSDMPIKVETLQPAQDAEFFIDGKRMSSSTNRVEDAIPGVTLDLKSTNDEAFTFEIRSDTSKMTSSARAIVDSFNDVLSTLDSLGSRSMDEDGNVTRGPLAGDPMINGIRNELRHVQQMTFDGPYPNLASIGVMTNRNGDLEVDTEVLQDALDDDPKAVTEMFLEVVEEWQDVSTKYIGRPEEEESEGDEDDEDYVPPPSNDDKYIPKDGLIDARVETLERNLRAVESEWEVVETRYESIYQRYLNEFIAMDLAVAQMQNSMFTF; from the coding sequence ATGTCAGGCATCTCCATGGGCGGTATGGGTACCGGGCTGGATATCTACGGTATGGCTACCCAGATGGCGACACTGCAGATCACTCCGAAAGCGACCCAGCTGACTCGTCGTGAAGGCGCAATTAATGAAGAGATTGCAGCACTGAACGAATTAACCAGTTCATTGAACAGCTTTTATAACTCTTTGAATCGTTATTCCGACGTGACGCGCTTTGGTTCGGTGTCGGTGTCGATGTCTGAAGACGATGAGAAGTATGCGGGCATCAGCGTTGATGAAACGGCGATTACCAATACTTACACGCTTCAGGTTAATGAGTTGGCGCAGCAGCATAAGGTTGAGTGGTTTTCAGTGGATGCAACCGGTGATAATGCTGGCGAAGTCCCTGAAGGCATGGAAGGCGAGTATACGCTTGAAGTCAATGGTGAAGCATTCAATGTGGCGATTGAGGCAGGTGACAATATTGCGGATATTGCTGAACGAATTAATAGTGATTCTGCAAATCCGGGTATCACGGCCAGCTTGCTGAGTGATGGTGAAAAGTCCTATCTGACTCTGACATCGGACGAAACAGGGCTCGATAATGCGATCAAAATTTATCACCCTGACTCGGATATGCCAATCAAAGTGGAAACCTTGCAGCCTGCACAGGATGCCGAGTTTTTCATTGACGGTAAACGAATGTCGAGTTCGACGAACCGTGTTGAAGATGCGATTCCCGGTGTGACGCTGGATCTGAAAAGCACCAACGATGAAGCATTCACCTTCGAGATTCGCTCGGATACCTCGAAAATGACGTCTTCTGCCCGCGCTATTGTAGACAGCTTTAATGATGTACTCAGTACGCTGGATTCGCTGGGTAGTCGTTCCATGGATGAAGACGGTAATGTCACCCGTGGCCCGTTGGCGGGTGATCCGATGATTAATGGTATTCGCAACGAACTTCGCCATGTTCAGCAGATGACCTTTGACGGACCTTATCCGAACCTTGCCAGTATTGGTGTGATGACCAACCGTAATGGTGATCTGGAAGTGGATACCGAAGTGCTGCAGGACGCTCTGGATGACGACCCCAAGGCTGTGACCGAAATGTTTCTTGAGGTGGTGGAAGAGTGGCAGGATGTTTCCACCAAGTACATTGGTCGCCCTGAAGAGGAAGAGTCTGAAGGTGATGAAGACGACGAAGACTATGTACCGCCGCCTAGCAATGATGACAAATACATCCCTAAAGATGGCCTGATTGATGCCCGTGTTGAAACGCTGGAGCGCAACCTGCGCGCAGTGGAGTCGGAATGGGAAGTGGTTGAAACCCGTTATGAATCCATCTATCAGCGTTATCTTAACGAATTTATTGCAATGGATCTGGCTGTCGCCCAGATGCAGAATTCCATGTTTACGTTTTAA
- the fliS gene encoding flagellar export chaperone FliS: MNAKRGLNAYQSNQTRTRAEVASPYRLVAIMYENLIDNLSKAAGAIERKDMALRGESVGKCMDILGALTGALDHEIGGEMSQNLAQIYQYCNTRLLEATRTNSAEPIDEVMDLMTKIKGSWDQIGGKLNGSE, translated from the coding sequence ATGAATGCAAAACGCGGCCTGAACGCCTACCAGAGTAACCAGACCCGAACCCGTGCAGAAGTGGCCAGTCCTTATCGTCTGGTGGCGATTATGTACGAAAACCTGATTGATAATCTTTCCAAGGCGGCAGGCGCCATTGAACGCAAGGATATGGCGTTGCGCGGTGAAAGCGTTGGTAAGTGTATGGATATTCTGGGGGCTTTGACGGGTGCCCTGGATCATGAGATTGGCGGCGAGATGAGCCAGAATCTAGCGCAGATTTATCAATACTGTAATACGCGCCTGCTGGAAGCCACCCGAACCAACTCTGCTGAACCTATTGATGAAGTCATGGATTTGATGACAAAGATTAAAGGCTCTTGGGATCAGATCGGGGGCAAGCTGAATGGCAGCGAGTAA
- a CDS encoding flagellar hook-length control protein FliK produces the protein MTTGVISGMEFLTSATGSSSAISSSNAGERSGGAVFDDLLEQFVEHSADTDAQDERLDALRSTLETMDDSEVVGFLAMLENQSNWQVEQQPLAQVVDLEAWRQQVQGTIQETMHDVVEGSQPLLSEAAGKALEKALEHYMPADESEQQLDVLLKRESLATASQESVNAAALTSVNADEVIMNQQSFAESSSYQPALDMKLQMQVMTDTMSDTLSIQPAQSSIELLGAVPAVAQRVEMVQVQTVSNPAVAQTATQANPEISLRQESWSDAMGQRLITMASEGRHEAQIRLDPPELGVIGVRLVIEESGVSVQMASAVPQVRELLDGQSDRLKYALESQGYDQVDVNVGSDGDRQFAQQEGSRSEGASGAGGVVAQQIDVVDTTSVETAPAGFINTFA, from the coding sequence ATGACGACCGGTGTTATTTCCGGCATGGAGTTTTTAACTTCAGCGACAGGATCGTCAAGCGCGATTTCTTCATCGAATGCAGGCGAGCGGAGTGGTGGGGCTGTGTTTGATGATTTGTTAGAGCAGTTTGTCGAGCATTCTGCTGACACTGATGCCCAGGATGAACGACTTGATGCCTTGCGCTCCACACTTGAAACCATGGACGACAGTGAAGTGGTTGGGTTTCTTGCGATGTTGGAAAACCAGAGCAACTGGCAGGTTGAGCAGCAACCGTTAGCGCAAGTGGTGGATTTAGAGGCGTGGCGACAGCAGGTTCAGGGCACTATTCAGGAAACGATGCATGACGTGGTAGAAGGCTCGCAGCCGCTGCTTTCGGAAGCGGCTGGTAAAGCGCTGGAAAAAGCACTGGAACACTACATGCCTGCAGATGAGTCTGAGCAGCAATTGGATGTTTTGCTGAAGAGAGAGTCGTTAGCGACGGCATCGCAAGAGTCTGTTAATGCGGCGGCGTTGACTTCGGTCAATGCGGACGAGGTGATTATGAATCAACAATCGTTCGCTGAATCGTCCTCCTATCAGCCAGCATTGGATATGAAGTTGCAGATGCAAGTCATGACAGACACGATGTCCGACACTCTGTCGATTCAGCCAGCACAGTCGTCTATTGAATTGTTGGGCGCAGTGCCTGCTGTAGCCCAAAGGGTTGAAATGGTGCAGGTTCAGACAGTGAGTAACCCTGCTGTTGCGCAGACCGCGACTCAGGCTAACCCGGAAATCAGTCTGCGTCAGGAAAGCTGGTCTGATGCCATGGGGCAACGGTTGATTACCATGGCGAGCGAAGGGCGTCATGAGGCGCAAATCAGGCTGGACCCGCCCGAACTGGGGGTGATTGGTGTACGACTGGTGATTGAAGAATCAGGCGTCAGTGTTCAGATGGCTTCTGCGGTTCCGCAGGTGCGTGAATTGTTGGATGGTCAGTCGGACCGGTTGAAATATGCCCTGGAGTCCCAGGGTTACGATCAGGTGGATGTCAACGTAGGTTCTGATGGTGATCGCCAGTTTGCGCAGCAGGAAGGTTCCCGTTCTGAAGGCGCTTCGGGTGCCGGTGGGGTAGTAGCTCAACAGATTGATGTGGTTGATACAACCTCTGTAGAGACTGCACCTGCCGGTTTTATTAACACATTTGCATAA
- a CDS encoding flagellar basal body-associated FliL family protein, giving the protein MSKEKAGLAKTVSFTVLGLAGVAVVWFWFMSGTAGAGTGASKPVYYEMDSVVVNVSRTGKSNRYFKVKPVLVVNHESSLNEIKHYSPIIRSRLIALYSRESVDELLAEDGFDSLRERSLDEVRDVIASTDGSHSVSKVLFNEFVIQ; this is encoded by the coding sequence ATGTCCAAAGAAAAGGCAGGCCTGGCAAAAACGGTATCTTTTACTGTATTGGGGCTGGCTGGTGTTGCGGTTGTCTGGTTCTGGTTTATGTCTGGTACTGCAGGCGCAGGTACCGGAGCGTCGAAGCCGGTTTATTACGAAATGGATTCGGTCGTGGTGAATGTTTCGAGAACCGGTAAAAGCAATCGTTATTTTAAGGTGAAGCCTGTGTTGGTTGTGAACCACGAGTCTTCTCTGAATGAGATCAAGCATTATTCACCGATTATCCGTAGTCGTTTAATTGCACTTTACTCGCGTGAGTCTGTTGATGAGCTTTTGGCAGAGGATGGTTTTGATTCTCTGCGGGAAAGAAGTCTTGATGAAGTGCGGGATGTGATTGCCAGTACTGACGGATCGCACTCTGTTTCAAAAGTCCTGTTTAATGAGTTTGTGATTCAATAG
- a CDS encoding sigma-70 family RNA polymerase sigma factor, which yields MTAVALTYSSSGKACFARNKSVSVTAKRDALVMEHAEMVRRVALHMADRLDGAVDPDDLIQTGLVGLLEAAERYSPMDNIPFEAYVLPRVRGAMLDSLRKNDWCSRNVRRMGRELQLARSGLQQKLGRNPTDEELAEATGFTVEECRKTEMQVDEANVASLEVILEFGESLLPVESDKVASPVVRQRLMRALTEALKLLPEREQMIMQLYYDEELNQKEIARVLELTEARISQLRSKAVKSLRNKLLEWM from the coding sequence ATGACAGCTGTAGCTCTTACCTATTCTTCCAGTGGCAAGGCATGTTTTGCCCGGAATAAGTCGGTTTCCGTCACCGCAAAGCGCGATGCGCTGGTGATGGAACACGCTGAAATGGTGCGGCGGGTAGCGCTGCATATGGCTGACCGTCTGGATGGTGCTGTCGATCCGGATGATTTAATTCAAACGGGGCTGGTTGGTTTGCTTGAAGCCGCTGAGCGTTATAGCCCCATGGATAACATACCTTTTGAGGCGTATGTTTTGCCCCGTGTTCGTGGTGCAATGCTGGATAGCCTTCGTAAAAACGACTGGTGTTCACGAAATGTGCGCAGAATGGGGCGCGAGCTGCAACTTGCCCGTTCAGGTCTTCAGCAGAAGCTGGGTCGAAATCCTACGGATGAAGAGTTGGCTGAAGCGACCGGTTTTACCGTTGAAGAGTGTCGTAAAACCGAAATGCAGGTGGATGAAGCCAATGTCGCCAGTCTTGAGGTGATTCTGGAGTTTGGTGAAAGCCTTCTGCCGGTTGAGTCGGATAAGGTGGCCAGCCCTGTTGTACGACAGCGTTTAATGCGAGCGTTGACAGAAGCACTGAAGCTGTTGCCCGAGCGTGAGCAGATGATCATGCAGCTGTATTACGATGAAGAGCTGAACCAGAAAGAGATCGCCAGAGTTCTGGAGCTGACGGAAGCCCGTATTTCCCAATTGCGCAGTAAGGCTGTGAAGTCGTTGCGCAATAAACTGTTAGAGTGGATGTAA
- the motA gene encoding flagellar motor stator protein MotA codes for MFLKFGGVILLAASIIGGFMMAGGSPLVLWQPPEFVIIFGGAFAAFMISNSWSGVKDSFKAILKVFRGKHLNQSYYQRLLTLLYQLFELRRRSGVSVLEDHIERPGESSIFTESGMLENPRLVSFICDNLRLVVLGKVQPHELESLLDSELETMEDDMLRPAHSVQAVADALPGFGIVAAVLGIIVTMGAMGGPVEIIGMSIAKALVGTFLGILLCYGFAAPLAQAIQHNVKEEVLLFECVKTAIVAQVCGRPSAIAVDAGRRLLYAEVRPTFEQMEGWLLENRQAS; via the coding sequence ATGTTTTTGAAGTTTGGTGGCGTTATTCTGCTCGCAGCCAGTATTATTGGCGGGTTTATGATGGCAGGGGGCAGTCCTCTGGTGCTGTGGCAGCCGCCCGAATTTGTCATTATTTTTGGTGGTGCTTTTGCGGCCTTTATGATTTCCAATTCCTGGTCGGGCGTTAAGGATTCGTTTAAAGCGATACTGAAAGTGTTTCGTGGGAAGCACCTGAATCAGTCCTATTACCAGCGTTTATTGACCTTGTTGTACCAGTTGTTTGAACTGCGTCGTCGGTCTGGTGTGTCTGTTCTGGAAGATCATATTGAGCGTCCGGGTGAGAGTTCTATCTTTACCGAGTCGGGTATGCTGGAAAATCCACGTCTGGTGAGTTTTATCTGCGACAACCTTCGTCTGGTGGTATTGGGTAAAGTGCAGCCTCATGAACTGGAAAGCCTGCTTGATAGTGAGCTGGAAACCATGGAAGACGACATGCTTCGTCCGGCGCACAGTGTGCAGGCTGTTGCCGATGCTTTGCCGGGTTTTGGTATTGTGGCTGCGGTGCTGGGTATTATTGTGACCATGGGTGCCATGGGTGGGCCGGTTGAAATCATTGGTATGTCCATTGCCAAGGCATTGGTGGGCACCTTTTTAGGTATTTTGTTGTGTTATGGTTTTGCAGCGCCGCTGGCTCAGGCCATTCAGCATAATGTGAAAGAAGAAGTGCTGTTGTTTGAGTGTGTAAAAACCGCGATTGTTGCTCAGGTCTGTGGTCGTCCATCGGCTATTGCTGTGGATGCTGGGCGTCGCTTGTTGTATGCAGAGGTGCGCCCGACGTTTGAGCAGATGGAGGGCTGGTTGCTGGAAAACCGGCAGGCATCATGA
- a CDS encoding flagellar motor protein MotB translates to MSSDQIIVVRRRSRRGGRRHGSSAWKIAFADFTLSMMAVFLVLWVVSTATPSEKAVIGQYFSDPNSVFEEGGHASIIDLGFPNPPIATMIHGEPQGLSNSSMPMNSPLWGLMEDLEGAGLTGAQGDYQGNLNLEFIPQGIKIYISESEERAMFDQGSKHLTPFFEDLLLGLAPYLADTGRALSITGHSDGVDFSDNLDMDNWYLSSYRANEARQTLIHGGFPEERIVQVAAMADRALVDKENPYNPINRRVEIVVMTADSEFRLTGIDYDALRLMVDSGEDADAVETETVRREFDTGRMIDVRRLAEDNRLPGRG, encoded by the coding sequence ATGAGTTCCGACCAGATTATTGTTGTTCGGCGTCGTAGCAGGAGGGGCGGTCGCAGGCATGGCAGTAGTGCCTGGAAGATTGCTTTTGCCGACTTTACCTTGTCTATGATGGCGGTCTTTCTGGTGTTGTGGGTGGTCAGTACTGCGACACCTTCAGAAAAGGCCGTCATCGGACAATATTTCTCAGATCCAAACAGTGTCTTTGAGGAAGGCGGTCATGCCAGCATCATTGATCTGGGATTTCCAAATCCGCCCATTGCGACCATGATTCATGGAGAGCCACAGGGCTTAAGCAACTCCTCTATGCCAATGAATTCGCCTTTGTGGGGCTTGATGGAAGACCTTGAAGGTGCTGGATTAACAGGTGCTCAGGGTGACTATCAGGGGAATCTTAATCTGGAATTTATTCCCCAGGGGATCAAGATTTATATCTCTGAATCTGAAGAGAGAGCGATGTTTGATCAGGGCAGTAAGCACCTGACGCCTTTTTTTGAGGATTTGCTGCTGGGATTGGCGCCTTATCTCGCTGACACAGGTCGTGCGCTTTCAATCACAGGTCATTCTGACGGTGTAGACTTTTCAGATAACCTGGATATGGATAACTGGTATCTGTCGTCTTATCGAGCCAACGAAGCAAGGCAGACACTAATTCATGGCGGTTTTCCCGAGGAGCGTATTGTTCAGGTGGCTGCCATGGCTGATCGTGCCCTGGTGGATAAGGAAAACCCCTATAACCCGATTAACCGTCGTGTCGAGATTGTGGTGATGACGGCTGACAGTGAGTTTCGTCTGACCGGGATTGATTATGATGCCCTGAGGCTTATGGTTGATTCTGGTGAGGATGCTGACGCGGTTGAAACTGAGACGGTTCGGCGAGAGTTTGACACCGGTCGTATGATTGATGTGCGCAGGCTGGCTGAGGATAACCGGTTGCCGGGGCGGGGATAA
- a CDS encoding IS3 family transposase (programmed frameshift) produces the protein MTTKTKRKFHSPEFKVEALKLAEKTSVPSAAKELGLQESQLYTWRAAANRKKSVSERESALATENARLKRKLAEQAEELEIPKKGGHLLREESKIERFRFMLKHYGQFSLKRMASVLGVSRSGFHRWVKNRHKLSQRAEVQAARDLLICEVFQQCKGRSGARRIQKDLADDGYPCCLKTIQASMKRQGLIPKAARKFKVTTDSKHSLPVAPNLLERDFTATKPNQKWAGDITYLQTTEGWLYLAVVIDLFSRKVIGWSMSTTMKASLICDALNMALWRRKFPTGVIFHSDRGSQYCSEEFRNILLENRLVQSMSLKGDCWNNACVESFFHSLKVEAILYDPMMNREQMRQTVFEYIEVDYNRTRRHSSLGYLSPEKYELAKVA, from the exons ATGACTACCAAGACAAAAAGAAAATTTCATTCCCCTGAATTCAAGGTTGAGGCTCTGAAGTTGGCTGAGAAAACCAGTGTACCCTCCGCCGCAAAAGAACTTGGCTTGCAAGAATCTCAACTTTACACCTGGCGTGCTGCTGCCAATCGGAAAAAATCTGTTAGTGAACGTGAGTCTGCATTAGCTACTGAAAATGCCCGGCTCAAGCGGAAACTAGCTGAACAGGCAGAGGAGCTTGAAATAC CTAAAAAAGGCGGCCACCTACTTCGCGAAGAATCAAAAATAGAGCGCTTCCGCTTTATGCTCAAACACTATGGTCAATTCTCTTTGAAGAGGATGGCTTCTGTGCTGGGCGTTTCCCGAAGTGGGTTTCACCGATGGGTAAAAAACCGACACAAGCTCAGCCAGAGAGCTGAGGTTCAGGCTGCTCGCGACTTGTTAATCTGTGAGGTCTTTCAGCAATGCAAGGGGCGCTCCGGTGCCCGTCGTATCCAGAAAGATTTGGCGGATGACGGTTATCCCTGTTGTCTTAAGACCATCCAGGCCAGTATGAAAAGGCAAGGGCTTATCCCAAAAGCCGCAAGGAAATTTAAAGTGACCACCGACAGCAAACATTCATTACCTGTTGCACCGAATTTGCTGGAACGCGATTTTACAGCGACAAAGCCTAATCAAAAGTGGGCAGGAGATATCACCTATCTACAAACGACAGAAGGCTGGTTATATCTGGCTGTTGTTATTGACCTGTTCTCACGGAAAGTAATTGGTTGGTCAATGAGTACCACCATGAAAGCAAGCTTGATCTGCGATGCTCTGAACATGGCTCTCTGGCGGCGAAAATTCCCTACAGGCGTTATTTTCCATAGTGACAGAGGAAGTCAGTACTGTTCAGAGGAGTTTCGAAATATTCTTCTGGAGAATCGTCTAGTTCAAAGTATGAGCCTTAAGGGCGATTGCTGGAATAATGCCTGTGTTGAAAGCTTTTTCCATTCTCTAAAAGTTGAGGCGATTCTGTATGACCCCATGATGAATCGAGAACAGATGCGCCAGACTGTGTTTGAATACATTGAAGTTGATTATAATCGAACTCGTCGGCATAGCTCTCTGGGTTATCTGAGCCCAGAGAAATATGAGCTGGCAAAAGTTGCTTAA
- a CDS encoding transposase family protein, with the protein MTLLDVFSDLKEFRADNHRYPLSHLVFIAVCMILCGADDWKMVSKLAKRKRRWLKKYIPLPHGLI; encoded by the coding sequence ATGACCTTGCTTGACGTTTTTTCCGATCTTAAAGAGTTTCGTGCTGACAATCATCGCTACCCATTATCCCACCTTGTTTTCATTGCTGTCTGCATGATTCTTTGTGGTGCCGATGACTGGAAGATGGTGTCAAAACTTGCCAAGCGCAAACGAAGATGGCTCAAAAAATATATCCCTCTACCTCACGGTTTGATCTGA